Within the Girardinichthys multiradiatus isolate DD_20200921_A chromosome 12, DD_fGirMul_XY1, whole genome shotgun sequence genome, the region GGCGCTCCTGTGTTTCCAGTTGTTTTCACATCCACTCACTAACAAAGAGACTCAGAGCAACTGTCTGATATTTCTAAGTGAATGTTGTGACTGGTGCCGCAACTAACGCCTAAAGCTACCAGATAAAAAGGAGCCAAAAAGTTCACAGCTTGCCGGAGAAATACGGAGAGTTTGAGCAACTTTAGAAAGGACAGATTGAAGACAGAAGAGTAAAAATGGTGTCGGCCGGACTGGAGATCTTGGGACTTTCTTTGTGTGTAGTTGGCTCGCTCCTGGTCATGGTTTCGTGCGGGCTTCCCATGTGGAAGGTGACGGCTTTCATTGAGGCCAACATCGTGGTGGCACAGACGCTCTGGGACGGACTGTGGATGTCGTGCGTGGCGCAGAGCACCGGGCAGATGCAGTGCAAGGTGCACGACTCCGTCCTCGCCCTCAGCCACGACCTGCAGGCGGCCAGAGCGCTCACCATCATCTCCTCCGTGCTGGGAGTGCTGGGTCTCATGGTGGTGATCGCGGGGGCGCAGTGTACCAACTGCATCCGTGCAGAGTACGTGAAAGCTCGGGTGGTGAACGCCGGTGGGATCATCTACATCATCAGTGGCCTGTTTGTGCTGGTGCCTCTTTGCTGGATGGCCAACAACATCATATCGGACTTCTACAATCCGCAGGTGCCTTCATCCAAGAAGAGAGAAATCGGCGCTGCGCTCTACATCGGCTGGGCGGCCACGGCGCTGCTGCTGATCGGGGGAACGCTTCTGTGCTGCTCCTGTCCCTCCAGCGGAAACTCGGGATACTCTGTAAAATATGCACCGACCAAGAGAGCCTCGCAGAACGGGGACTATGACAAGAGGAATTATGTGTAGCTGCGTGCATGGCTCGGATCTGACGGTGCGTAAAAGTGACTTCCAGCTTtgaaaaaactgttgttttttttaccgaCCTTGTTTTTGCACCTACAACTTTTTTATGTATAAATTAGAACTTTGAAATCAACGGAAGCATATCTGGTCCTTCAACATTTTCGGGGCATATTTTTATACACTTTCTGTGTCTCCCCGAGATTTCATTAGAGACTACAAGAAGTAGCTCACGACAAAAAAGGAGTATCTTTGTTAGGTACCTGCTTTTGTAAATTGTCCAGATCGTTAGTTTTGGATGTAATTGCTACTGTCCTTGTTGATTAAGTTTCTGCACTGAAAATGTAAAGTGGTCTTTGTCTTCAATGTGCATGGTCAGCACAAAGTTGTACAGTAGAATGGCTGCCCATCCTCACATTCAAAAACAGTAATAGCATTATCTAATCACAAACCAgcgatgaaaaaaacaaaaaacaaaatgttaaattgtaataaaagccttatttttcttttttgttgttgagaaGGGACAGGTTAAttaaatttggttttattttctttgcatattttaaatattgaaaaccCAAGGCAAAAAGAAGACTGAACCCCTTTCTTAGTTTCTATACTGGCTAGCAAAGAACATGATTCACCCCGTGACGTCACTACCCATCCAGGGTACTATAACTGATTGTCACTCACAATGTAATAAAAACCCTTCACATTAACTGCATACGCTCCTTTAAATTCATCAACATTTTAGATATGTGTTTGTCATATACGTTTTTATGACAGAAAATATACAACACCTTTGAGGTatacagaagaaagaaaaaatattttaaacatgaaattTATATTTGTATTAACCTAAAGGAAAATGGCCTGCTTTGAAATGTTAAATGCTGTTCTTTTAAACGCATATCAAACAACCCCTTTTAGTTGTTTTTCATTAACTGGTTTCTGATCAGAACATCCAATGAGCAAAACATGAACAGACCAAAATCCATGTCGACAACTTGGAAACAGTGTCCAATAAGGATAGagacctggaaaaaaaaaatcacacatatTAGAGCCCCTTTGAATCTTAGGATACTTTTTCTGTGTTGGGGACACATGCTAGAGTccattattttgctttttacaaAAGGAAAGCATCTTTTCTTTGGATAACGTTCCAGATTTTCGTTGCTATGTAGGTGATTgatattatgtttctttattcaTGTGTATGAAGATGCAATACTGTGTCATTTTATTATGATTAAACAGAATATATTGTCGGAATCCTTCAGTTTTAGAGTGTGTCATTAAAAATGAACTACAGCGGACAGCAGAGACAGGGGCGGGGAGCTGCTCGGCTATTCCATGCTATTCCCACCACTGATCCATAAAACAACCCCCACGACGGGAGAAAGTATTCTGGTTATCCACAGAAATCCAGATGACAATGCCCATTCAGCTAGAGTGGGGCTTTGCTGTTCAGCTCACAATACTCTacacccccaccaccaccaggaACCTCCAGTTTGAGACCACCACCACCCCTCCTCAGGCCCAGTCAGTAAAAGGCATTCAAATTAAAGCTGCGGCTGGAATCATTCATCCATTAGTCATCAGTCTAATCTCAGTCCAACAGGATAGGATAAATAGTCCTTATCAACAACTATAGGACATCTACAGTAGGTTGGTACTGAAATATAGGTCATGGTGTTAGAGCATCGTTTAAGTTGTGgcaacagcaaagaaaaaaacaaagatttttcaGCCAGAGTAACAACATTGTGATTCAAAACTGTGACTGGATTACAAGAGCTTATCCATACTTGTTTTGCCTGGTGACTTAAGAATCTTAGCAAGTCATATGCCCAAGTTGAAAACCGAAAGCCTGCATCAAAGAGGAAAATTCATTTATTGCATGAAACTTTAGGATTTCATGTTATGGGATTTTTACAAATTGTTAACTCAAGTGCAAGATTTTCAcgtaagcaatgcattttttattttttattttggatacattacacaaatgtatttatttaatttagtcaGTGACCAGACGTCCCTGATGACAGTGGATCTTTAAAGCCTTAACACCATTAAAATGTAAGGTTTGTGGGATGTAACAGGATGAGACAATAGTAAATCTTGtcaaaaaatcaaaatcaaaaaaatttattgtaccctggacaaaatgtgcacatGATCTAAGATGAGCTTTGACTAAATCACAATTTGATAAAATTTTCAGGTTTTGGATTGGAGCTCACAAATACCATCAATTAAAGTGAATCTAGAAGGGCTTTCTTGAAATGGGTTCATTTGCATCCTTCAGGTAAACCAATGGTTGGCAAAGAGGTTACAAAGGATCAAAAGGTCTCATGATTACAAAGGTATAAGTCAGGGAAAGAGTATAAACAAGTTACATGGAATTTTATATATACAATGACACCTTGAAGACAGCAATCAATACTTGGAGGAAAATATGGAACATGAATGACACagtaaaaatgcaacatttctCAGAAGCGATCAAATGAAGCAGTTGTAACTGGTCAGGGAGGCTGACAAAATGCTGACAGCAACATTAAACAAGCTGCAGAAATCTCTGGTGAgtagtgtttgtgttttacatgATTTTCCATAAGGAATACAGTTCACGTAGAACAGCCctttcttccaaagaaaacatccagacCTGGGGCGTGgcactgatggtgtaggggcgcgaccatatgcagaggctacagtccttgaagCGGCCATCCCAGGTTCAAGTCCCTGCCttctgtcaaaaaaataaaggccactagtgctgaaaaaaatatcttaaaaaaaagaaaacatccagacCTAAAGTCTGTCAAACCCTTCTGGTGGAGTGTGGTACTGTTTGATGGAACCAAACTTGAAGTTCTGGGTCATAAATCCCGAAGGTTTTGCAATAAAACAACACtgaacataaacaaaataatatattattCACTAAGAAATATGGGAGTGGCAGCAACACGCAGGATTAGATTTCCTCCAGGTGGAAGTGGTGTTTTTGTCAAGGAGGTTGAAGTTATGAATAGTTCCAGATAGCAGTGAGTTATGGTCCAAAACCTACAGGTCTTGAGTCCACTCTAAGTTCAAGCATGCATCTAACTCAACTAAAGAATGACTAAATGAGAGGAGATGTAAAGCTTTGAAATGTACTTGCCAGAATCCAGAGCAGAATCTGACAGAAGATCTGTGGGGTCACATGAAAAGGAGTGTATAGTAGAGATGTCctcaatattttatatattatgaGATCTTTTGAAAGATAAAGCAGGTAAAGATAATCAATTAAACATGTAGGATTCTACCAAAGACTGAATcctgaaatgaaataaagaggtttaatttaattactatttaaatattacactttttcttatttcttcttAAATCTTTCCCTTAAACAGCTTTTTCTTCTCCtccttcctgacctgtctgctgtgttactTGGTCTTCGTGAAACTGttccactaatgttctctaaaaaaccttTG harbors:
- the cldn5a gene encoding claudin 5a; translated protein: MVSAGLEILGLSLCVVGSLLVMVSCGLPMWKVTAFIEANIVVAQTLWDGLWMSCVAQSTGQMQCKVHDSVLALSHDLQAARALTIISSVLGVLGLMVVIAGAQCTNCIRAEYVKARVVNAGGIIYIISGLFVLVPLCWMANNIISDFYNPQVPSSKKREIGAALYIGWAATALLLIGGTLLCCSCPSSGNSGYSVKYAPTKRASQNGDYDKRNYV